AAGAAATTCATTAACCTAGCACAAAGTAGAGATAGAATGATCCTCTTGCTAAGCAGATTGAAATCAAATGATAAAGACGTACTTACAAATATTTATCAGAAGATgctaaattaaatatacaaaatttaaagACTACTAGAATCCATATTCCACTCACAAGTTTATGTTCAGATTGTCGTTCCAATCACTGACAAGTTTAGCACtgtaaaatttcttttaggCTCAATAACTATTCATTAAAACCGATTTAACAAAGTTTTCCCATGCCAGGATGAAAGACAAATACATCAAACAAACTCCACACCGATCTAACACATCGACAAACCGTAAAGGTAGAGGAAATTTTTTATGCAACTAAACACTTAATTTGGTCCTTTTGACTTTATTATCTAGCAAGTAAAAGGTCCTTAATCTATTGACTAATGACACatgacttcatgcatatatTGGTGATGTCAATCTTAGGATGGCAGAGCTCCATGAAAGATTATCCCCATGATATCATGTGTTTATGTGTCTGTGTCTGTGTGAAACGTATGTAAAGTTCCCATTACAATGCTGAGAAACACGTAAAAATTCTTCTTAGGAGAGGAAGCTAAGAACAGAATGCTCAACTCTGATGTTTAGGCATTtgtatcttttaaaataaattataagtaCATAGGCATTAGTATTTTAGAGATAATACAGTGACCACGTTTGGCTTTCTAACTgttaataataatcataaagAGAAAATTCATGTCTATTTCCAAATAAGGGAAAATCACTTAAGCAGAGAGGGCCAGAAGCAAAACACGTGGGAGTGTGTTGAAGAATGAGCAAAATGAAAGAGATATACAATACTACACAAGGCTCAAATTGCCCAATTTATGTTTAATAACCAGACGCTAAATTCTTACCCTGTTCATTGCCGGTGCATTGTTTCCCAACAAGTCATCATCACCAAGATTTGCAGCCCAAGCATTTACTAGGTCATCATCGAGAGTATCAGGCTCAGTAGCAGCTGGTTTAGATTCATAGATAAGATCAGAAATTCCGGTGGCAACAGCAGGATCATTGAAACCGGCTGATGCGCTTATATTGTGCCGTGTGCGATAGATGTCAATAAGTTTTGCACTGTCATAAGATTTCACAAAAGAAGGGAGAGGGAGGAAGAAGCAAAgacaataatgaaaataaaatattagaaaccATATTAAGCATATAATTACAGAAAGACCagaaaaaatgaaatacaaCTAAATCAATTTGAAGTTCTCATCACAAATTCCATAACAAAATCTATCCCCAGAGCTTGTAGAGAGACCATTTTTTAATGGTGTTTGGAAAAGTTCATCACTATAACTCATTCTTGTGAACATAGCATAAAACAGGATAAATGTAGTACCTTATTGGCCCCAAAGGTAGATACTTTGTTCTTGGGACGTAACAAAACATGGAAACAAGATCCAGCAACTTCTCATGGGTTTCATACAGTTTCTTAAGTTCTTCATCTGTCCATTCTTTTTTTGTGTTGTCATGATTCCGTATTTCCCTGTTTTTCCACCAAAGAATTTGTATGAGTAAAAAGGaaagatattttttaactaaacagctaaaaaagtcataaaagaaaaaatacaaaacttcaTTTCTTACTTTATCAAATCATCTTGTGCTCTGTACATTTCATCAAGAACCTTTATCATAGGACTTATTAGAACTCCAAGGCCAGTGCCACTGGCTCCTTGATCTTCCCCATTACTGAGATGCATCTCTGAAAATTGAGACTGCAACCCACCCTGTGCCAAAGTATGTAAGAATTCATAGATCTGTAGCCTAAAAGGCTCACCAGACCTGATAGCCATGGTTGTAAGAGCTTGAGCAGCAATGATTCGAATCTGCGAGGGTCCATTTAACCAGTTCacataagaaaaaggaaaagaaaagcagCAATAAACATCatcttctatttcaaaaaaGATCTTGGTAACAAATATGAAACTGATCTAGAACATAAAAAACTTATGCAGTTAGGGAAGTTAACATTGCAATTAAAGTTTATTGGGCACCAGTTCAGAATAGTGCAAGTCAAGTTtgctaaaagatttttttttttttttttttttttttttttttttgggtcaagGAACCACTCCAAGGCAGGACCCTTCAAACCCACCCCCCTATagagtaaaccccggtcccATGCACCACATCCTCAGAAATTTCCCTACACGGAACATGTTAAATCGCTGGATTTCCACCACAGGGTGtagccccaaaggattgtttgcacccatgagatGTTGAATCTTAGTCCTTGAggggagtgataccccaagaccaagaccTTCACCACCTGgaccaaccccttggggtttcaTGTTTCctaaaagaaacaaattgaaacaTATTGACatcttttttttgaatttataccTTTGGATAAAATGATAGGCAACACCTATGGGAAAACTAGTTAATGAAAGCCTCACTACATTCTTGGTGCACAATCATCTATATAGCACAGCAAATTAAGGCATGGCagattaatgatattttttttttttttttataagataaatattattactCAGAATATAATAGGCATGACCCTCATAGCAGATTAATGATCTAAAATCAATTAGCATGTTAACAACAGCAGAAACCCTCCATGAATTATTATAACCCTCAATCTTTGATCATGTGAGCCCATATTAGAAGGGTGGTGAGTTCTAACACCCCACCAACCATGTTTAGAATACTCAATTGTGGTCCCAAGATACATGAAAGAAAGCCACCATTGGATGATTACTCAAGTTTGAGTTTATACCTCCCAACTGCCACTGAAAGCACACCTTTGAAGCCGAGTCAATGCACCAGCTAGAGTAGGGTTACGGGAACTGGCAGCAGCAACCATTTTATCTGCATCTAACATCATTAACGCTGTACCAGGTGGGGTTGCAGATTCCCAAGCATATTCAGACGCAGCATAATTTGCATTTTCTCCAAGAAACCATACCTGCAAGTATATTTGTTTCCAAGCATATAAGTAATAACATGCAAGAACTATAGCCCTATGATGATAGGATTAAAGATAGCTGAAGAAGTTTATTGGTCAAATAGGAAGCTTACTGCTGCTTGTACTAGCCTCTGTAATGCCAGTGCCGACTTTGGATCAGATGCAGAAACACTGTCCACTGATGTAAGCCCCAACATTGACCCAGGTTGTGGCGGTGGTAGATCAAGTACAATAGTGACAGCCTCCAAAGCTGTGTGTTTTCCATCGGGACCAGCCCCAACAAGGCATGTCTGGAAATGAAATCATTAAGTATATGAATGTCATTTCTGGATAATTTCAAGGGAACTACTATTTTAGCAAAAGACATGAGGCAAGTAAGAAGGCATGCAAATTGTAAAAAGGAAGAATAATAACaacaaagaacaagagaaaccaCTGGTGTAACTAGAATTTACCAAGGTTTTCCTTCACCACAAGtgtgattatttttaataaaattagaggTTCTGTCCTCTTTCTAAAAAAAGACTAGAATACACCAAGGCATCTGGATGACTAGTTGCATTACATGTGCATCTGACCCAATAAAGTGATCTGCATACTCGGCTTCAATTTAATTGTATGTCATAGTGATGATGGTTATGATTATAACAACACCACCAACGACGAGTTTTGAGGGGAAGAAATAGAGATTCACTAATTCTGCCCTCTGTCACATAAATCTTGATCCATTTATTAGTGGCAATTGCAAATGCAAGGACAAGATGGGATTTTGAAGAACCAACTGTACCAAAATGCAAAATTTAGCAGTGGAAAATTTTCAATTGTATTTGGCTGTTCTGAAAACTGAGAGTTCTACTGCTTCACGATGAGGACAACTCTATCCTCATTCAGAAATTTTCAAGCCTACTTCTTTTAGTGTTGCTTGGTCAAGTAAACACCTTAACCCTACCCCCACTCAGTAGGCAAAAAAAAGGAGAATAAAAGTAAATGCATGATCATTTGCCTCAACCAAACAAAATTCTTGATTAAAAAGTTCTCAGGAACAAGGTTTTCAAGCATGCAGGATAAACAATAGGTTGCATCATTGATATCTTTCATCAAATTTTTGTCAACGTTATCCAAAATTATTCTCAAACAACACAAGTGCAGGAATATATATCAtaaacacataaaaaaatagaaaagtgaAAAGAGAATGAAGTCACAAAGACAGGGACTGTATTATTTTAGGTGAAGAACGCACGAAAACCTACTTTCCATAGTAGTTGTAACACATCAGCATCAATCTTCCCAGGAACTTTAGTAGCAAAAACCCTTGCGATCTCAAGAAGAGTGACAGCCATATCTGGAGTTGCCTGATGAAGCAACAATGAAtcttattacaaaataaatcttataacaAGTGGGAACATAGCTTCACCTCAGTGCACAACACAAATAAAGGGATAAAAAATTCTTTGAGaaccattgattttttttatttttattatttttttttttataggtaaaaataaattttagtgaTATAAGAgacaaagcccaagtacactagtGGTATACAAAGAGCATGCCCCATTGATTGTGCAACAGAAGAAATTACTCAAACACGTTATTCATAACCGGCCTCCTACAACAACTAGTACTTCTGTAGAATATATTTATAACTTTGTTCCAAGTTTCTACCCCTCGATAAATgtacaatagcagaaaatttCATAGAAATCTAAACTTAATAATATCAAAGAAAATGCAAAGAATAATGGCTTTGAAATgaaattttcatacattaagaTAATAAGAATGACTTACACCCATTACATACCTTAAAACGAGCATGCAATGTAAGTAAAATATCATTCAATAGTGTTGCTGGCCAAGCTGGATCAGAGAGCTCCGATGCAATAATTGATTCCAGTTCATCAAAGGAATCATGCGGGCTTTGCATCCAGATCAATGCCTTGATTACCATAGCTCGAACATAAACACATTCGCATGCTACAGTTGTACGCACTACTTCCATTAATGAAGCTAATAAGCCTGCAACTGTATCCTTGCCACCTGTTCCATTTGATAGAGAAGATGGTTTTCGGGTATCTACAAGCGAGTAAGAATGAAATGCAATTAGACAATTATCCACCAAATAGCCTAAACAAGgccattttaaaaatatatatattattcaaatataactATTTCAAAATGAATGCAGACTATGGGTCAAActtgtaattcttttttttttctattggcaccaggtgtccgAAAACACGTTCCGACTAATCACTGGAGTGCACGGGCCCTCGGCAAAAAGTTTTccacaagtgcacctcgggtaattcaagagaaaaatcCCCAGTTTGATGGCCCCAacagattgtttgcacccaaggggattcGAATATTAAACCTTCGAGGGAGAGCATACTACCAAGACTAAGGTCTTCACCACTTAAACCAACCCCTACAGGTTCAAACttgtaattcaaaataaattatcataaaaaaatatttaatcaaCATAAACCAACATTTGTTGGAACTGAAAGATTGCACCATTTTAAATAGCTAAGAGACTGAAACTATCACAATTTTTAAGAAACTGTAACAGCAATTATGAAACCTGAAAAGATGAACAATACTAAGTCACTGGTATAGATAACAGTACCCAAATGGACACTGAGTTACCACAAAGTCACTGGCATAGATAATAGTACCCCAATGGACACTGAGTTACCACAAAGATAACAGTACATTTCCTTTAAACcccaataaatagaaaaatatggaTCCTATTTAACCTTGATACTGAAAGCCCATTCAGAACTACATATATTTGTTTTGATAAGTCCATTCAGAACTATATATCTAACTATTTAATAGTGCATATGCAGATTGCAGAAAGAATAATTCAAACTGCACAAGTCCTGCTCATTTATCAATAACAAATTATGCCAAATATATATCATCTAAGGTGATCCAATCAGTTGCTccatataattttcatctaatcatgtgtaatataaaaaaatactgaaCTAAAGACAAATCTAAACTAAAAATAACACAACCCAAGTGCATACTAAATTGCACATAGGCTCAATGAAATCATGTAATGGAGGTGGAGAAAAGAGGATCAGCCTCAGTATTTTCCCCACCTCCATGATATACCATCTGCGTCACTTGTGTACAGTTAGTGACATCAAACTACCATGAGTAGGATAGAATTAAACAAATTTCAGTAGTAATGTCAACCACTATGGGGGACAAACCAAGTAATCCATATAAAACCAACctaaaatacttacaataatAAACTATGCCTAATAATAACCCAAGACGCCATATACAGCTTTCACAGGTTAATAATCAGGATCCATTGTCACTTTATATACATAATAGCTATAGAAGAGATGGACCAGaaagcaaataataaaaaattactttcaGGGTGTGAGTTCCCATTAGTATCTGAATCATGCGAGTCAACAGTATCTGCAAATGTATTAACATGAACTCCTTCATCAATATCCTGCAAACCTAGAGCAAAAGCAGCAGCCCGACTTTTTCCCATCTCCTGCACAACTCTGGATGCTGCATGAAGTACTGGCCTAGAGAAACTACGGAAAGAACTCTCCAATCTGAATCATGGCAggaaccaaaaaataaatgaacttCAATTAAAACGCCCATGCACATAAAAGTAGCCACTGACAAGCTATTTTGCTAAATTTGAGAACACCTCCTTTAGAACCTTGCAAGATAAAATTTCTCATATCAGATAGAAAGGGAGAGATGTTTCTACCTTCTCATTACAAGTTTTATAAGCGGTTGTGGACGCCTTGTCTTTTGAGAtttatctttttcctttgaTGACACAGATGGAGCTTCTGGCAATTTGAGGATCTCCCTGGTTAAACGGTACCAACCAGCAGCTCGCTCTTCAGTCCTACATTAAGCAAATGCCAGGGaaacaaattacaaaattttcactAGGAGTGACTCTCTAAGTAAAACATATCCCAGTAAATACTAAAGCAGTGTGACAAAACTGCATGCAATGCTGTTCTAACCccatgaaagatgaaaatgtataaaatgGAAATGCAGGAAGAATAATGCTTTAAGATAATAAAACAAACCTTTCTGTGTTATCGTACTTTCCCAATACACATAATATTGCTTCAAAGCAGACTTTCTCGCTAGGATCCAGGAGGAGTTGATATAGTACTGAGTTGAACTGAGATTTTATATCTGGCCTCTCTATTGACAATATTTCAATAAACCTATCATCTCATACATATTGGACAGAAACAATAATTGAGATATAACAATTTACCATTACTTACCATCTAGTGCCCGAGCTCTTGCTATTGTATGGCACAATTTGGCTAGTGAAACTCTAGCAAGAACGTCATGCAAATGCAAAACATCCTGCAAAGCACCTGCTTTGTACAACATCCAAAAATGGTAAGGTTTCACAAGAAGCTGGACCAAATAACAACTCAAGTAAAACATGAAATAGAGATAGTTTGCAGACTCCAATTAAGACCAGAAATCCATTTACTGCAAAAGTAGCTGTGACACATCTTAGAATAGACCAAGCCCCTAGCAGAACAATCAATTCATTGAAGCATCAATTTCTCGAGTCTCAGAAACTTCAAAGAGCATAAGAGTCATCGTCCAAATTATCAATACTAGGAATAAACTAAAGGAGGTAGTGTTTAAAAAGTGCGTTTTTTATGTAACAAGAAGTAATATCAAAATACAAGAAGTCTCATTGCACTGGGCgtatacaaaaaaaatacaaaaggaaaaaattacaaaataaaattaaagagagaCAGACCAATACTGTCATATGCACCCAGCCAATCATAGTATCAATTAAAGGAATAATTTGACCAAGTTGACATAAAAGCTCAACAGCATTGCAGATCTGAttactccctctctctccccaaagTTCATATGCACGGATCAACATTgagaaaaaatgttgaattagcCATAACATCAGGGCAAAGATATTGATTCTCATTTAATTGTCATATTCAGATCCCTTTCTGTTAACGAGcaatttgatgaattttctaAATCTATACAGAACTGACACAAAGTGCTGAAGCCAAGGGCAAAATAGTCATGAAAGAGTTTCTTCTTCGCAATCTTACACTCGACACATGATTAAAAGTGAGAGAAAGAtgcatagaactcaaacaaggaaGAGATCTTTTTATTTGTATCATGTTTGCTATTGATTTGAATTGCACAGACTCAAAAACCAGAAACTTTAAAAATCTAATGAGGTATTACCATATGTAACTTCAAAAACCAACACTAATCCACAACAATGGTAAGAAGAGGATGCCAAAAGACAACAAAGAATAGGAAAAATACCTCCAGGTTGTGCAAGCTTTCCTGCAGAGAGATTATAACCGTACAgagtcagaatacattataacCACCAAACCTTACTTCCAGCATCATGgaaacaaatatattttcatgaCAACAGATGCCTTGAGAATGAGAGAGTTTAATAGTCAAGTCAAGTAACCTAAGGCCATCGCAACTGCATAAGTATCTCTTGTAGCTAACTCCGAGAGAATTTCCAATGCATGCCTTACAGCAACAGGATCGGCAAATGAAACCCTGCCAATTTGACACCACTAGTTATTGACAATAGACAAAACATAACAAAACAGGAATAGTAGATGTACCATAACCATGATGAAattggttaaaaattaaaagcagCACAATAAGCATAATAAAGATATTCAAACATAGGCTTGCAAGTGGAACAAACAAAAGCAGATCAATGAAACTAGGGTTCCTTGAGCAAGAGATAATTATCCATAGGACTTGCAGCCACCAATCTACGTATATATAGATTAAGCAAAAATACAAAGCATTAccagaataaaaaaaatcaggaTTTCCAAACTTATATCAAAAGATCTGTAGAGgattaaaaacaattatttatatacagtGCACaatatacataaattatatcatataaaagaaAGGACAGAAAGGCTTCATAAAAGGGAGAAGTGAATTGCAATTATAAACTTGTGCCATGAATGAATCGGAAGAGATTTTAATGGACTAGAAAAAAATAACAGATGTTTCAATCTAAAAGTTCTATCAGTGGACAAAAATGAggcaaatacaaaaaatatccATATTTTGGCAGAACCTAAACATGAAAACAAAAGTAAGAGTAACATGTGCATACATATATTGACCCCCATACTCATATggtcaaattttaaagattctaCGGACTGTAAATAAAGCCTCAAAATGCGAGCATGAAGCAATAGCTGTATACAAACTGaaatggttttttattttcaagGGACATGGGAAGaaaatttacttatcaaaaaacagGGAAGAAAAGAAGTAGAGCACATCTTGAACAAATTAAACAAGTATTGTGGGGTTACAAGATCAATCCTGCCATGGAAGATCAACAGAATCCTCTAGGGAAGTGGCTATGGTTGTATGCCAATGAAAGAGATAGCCAATGGATAGTGATCGACATGAAATATTCTAGTGCTTTGGGTGGTTGGAGCTCTAATGAGGTGAGTTGGTTCTATGTAATGACCAGGGGAAAGCCCATGTCACTTTTGGGCCTATATTAGAATCGAAATCCATCATAAAAGAACTTCTCCCTCCCGGGACTCGCTTTGGAAGGAGACTATTAATGCTAGACATGGAAGTGCCTGGGGGGTTGGTGTTCCAATATAGTTAGGGGGGGTATGGTGTGGGTTTATGGAAATTTATTCAAAGGGGATGGCAAAGCTTCAAGGATCAAATCCGGTTTGTGGTTGGAGAGGGGTCACGAGTCaagttttggcatgatgtttggtgcgGTGATTGCGCTCTTCACAAGGCATTGTCAGCACTATATCGTATTGCAGCTAATCGCAAGGCTTCAATCGCAGAGATGAGTTTTTTCCCATGGCTCTTACCAGTGGAATGTTCTCTTCAACAGGGACATTTATGGCTGGGAACTGCACATTGTATCAGAATTTTTCAGGTTGTTATACTCCTTGGGGAACACTACATCGTAGGAGGATAAGATATAGTGGAGGGTCAATGGTACCAAGAAATGTATAGTTAGGGGATCCTACAAGATCTTGACAGCACATGACCATGTTTCATTCCCTTGGAAGAGGATCTGGAGGTCTCGTGTGCCCTCTAAGGTAGCTTTCTTTATGGACTGTCGCTCTTGGGAAGATTTTGACCACGGACAATCTTAGAAAGAGGGGACTCAtcgtgatggattggtgcta
This is a stretch of genomic DNA from Carya illinoinensis cultivar Pawnee chromosome 15, C.illinoinensisPawnee_v1, whole genome shotgun sequence. It encodes these proteins:
- the LOC122296116 gene encoding uncharacterized protein LOC122296116, which produces MADSTGMTLMDLITADPTPALASSSASAAPTPGPSSAPPTALGKPATEKKSKRATLMQIHNDTVSVAKAALNPVRTNIMPQKQKKKPVSYSQLARSIHELAATSDQKSSQKQLVHHVFPKLAVYNSVDPSLAPSLLMLNQQCEDRSVLRYVYYYLARILSDTGAQGLGTGGGIPTPNWDALADIDAVGGVTRADVVPRIVEQLTAEASSVDAEFHARRLQALKALTYAPSSNSGMLSRLYEIVFGILDKVADGTQKRKKGVFGAKGGDKEFVIRSNLQYAALSALRRLPLDPGNPAFLHRAIQGVSFADPVAVRHALEILSELATRDTYAVAMALGKLAQPGGALQDVLHLHDVLARVSLAKLCHTIARARALDERPDIKSQFNSVLYQLLLDPSEKVCFEAILCVLGKYDNTERTEERAAGWYRLTREILKLPEAPSVSSKEKDKSQKTRRPQPLIKLVMRRLESSFRSFSRPVLHAASRVVQEMGKSRAAAFALGLQDIDEGVHVNTFADTVDSHDSDTNGNSHPENTRKPSSLSNGTGGKDTVAGLLASLMEVVRTTVACECVYVRAMVIKALIWMQSPHDSFDELESIIASELSDPAWPATLLNDILLTLHARFKATPDMAVTLLEIARVFATKVPGKIDADVLQLLWKTCLVGAGPDGKHTALEAVTIVLDLPPPQPGSMLGLTSVDSVSASDPKSALALQRLVQAAVWFLGENANYAASEYAWESATPPGTALMMLDADKMVAAASSRNPTLAGALTRLQRCAFSGSWEIRIIAAQALTTMAIRSGEPFRLQIYEFLHTLAQGGLQSQFSEMHLSNGEDQGASGTGLGVLISPMIKVLDEMYRAQDDLIKEIRNHDNTKKEWTDEELKKLYETHEKLLDLVSMFCYVPRTKYLPLGPISAKLIDIYRTRHNISASAGFNDPAVATGISDLIYESKPAATEPDTLDDDLVNAWAANLGDDDLLGNNAPAMNRVNEFLAGVGADAPDVEEENIISRPSVSYDDMWAKTLLETSELEEDDARSSGTSSPESTGSVESSISSHFGGMSYPSLFSSRPNTYGASQTTERSTASRFSNPSTGGASMYEGIGSPIREEPSSYAFESFENPLAGRGSQSFGSREEERRSSGNPKFGTALYDFTAGGDDELNLTAGEEVEIEDEVDGWFYVKKKRPGRDGKMAGLVPVLYVNQS